A part of Phaenicophaeus curvirostris isolate KB17595 chromosome 29, BPBGC_Pcur_1.0, whole genome shotgun sequence genomic DNA contains:
- the PEAR1 gene encoding platelet endothelial aggregation receptor 1 isoform X1 — MVLWVVVLVMHVCLLAALRPSDPNVCSYWESFTAAVKESYTKPHVVASGEPCPTVMGSPVPCLQQRIVYRTEYRQAVKTDYRRRYQCCQGYYESRDTCVPRCSQECVHGRCVAPELCQCEPGWRGNDCSSACDPQRWGPSCQQLCGCQHGASCDPLNGSCSCPPGFSGARCHQPCPAGTYGPGCHLRCPCLHGAPCNASSGACLCPPGLGGPLCEVPCAEGTRCDPPCPCHNGGICHPPGSHTCVCPPGWMGDICSIPCPPGRFGSGCQGECRCHNGGSCDPRGGHCLCAPGFTGDQCRERCPVGRYGQDCQESCDCANGGRCFHVDGGCLCEPGFQGSRCEERSCLPGLYGLHCQSRCLCHPKNSQSCHPLLGECVCHPGWAGLFCNETCPPGSFGAGCLQSCLCLHGGGCDGTTGRCLCPPGYTDEHCSSLCPPDTFGANCSGRCSCQHALACSPLDGSCLCKEGWHGPRCSLPCPAGTWGPGCNRSCDCARGAPCDPQIGSCRCPPGWQGPRCLQPCPNGTFGASCEQRCDCAHADGCDAETGECRCLPGWTGPQCKQGCPAGSWGRGCRTSCACLNGGSCSPHDGSCTCAPGFRGPTCQRPCPSGRYGKRCALSCNCANGSSCHPSNGSCVCAPGWHGPRCTLPCPPGTFGPRCDQLCRCPHNATCHPASGTCPCAPGRIGPLCEPGTPEQPYTIVPAPAATSGSLGLVLSLVALVALLVAVVAAALCYRHRQKRKESRHLAVAYTAGQTDASDYVVPDVPPSHHAHYYSNPSYHTLSQCSLPAPGAPHRAGSLKVPGAQLFPGAERPYGPDGNATLPPDWKHPGPRGGQLERSYSYSLGKNHSKEPPPEGLGASGSSLASENPYATIKELPPAPARTPEGSYMEMKSPVRREVSYAEIGLLEEPPQDESFPPGAECAPPEDPPPPPPGHYASPKNSHIPSHYDLPPVRHLPPSPPLRPKDR, encoded by the exons ATGGTGCTGTGGGTTGTGGTCCTGGTGATGCACGTTTGCCTCCTGGCCGCCCTGCGTCCCAGCGACCCCAACGTCTGCAGCTACTGGGAGAG CTTCACGGCAGCGGTGAAGGAGTCCTACACCAAACCCCACGTCGTGGCGTCCGGCGAGCCCTGCCCCACGGTGATGGGGTCACCCgtgccctgcctgcagcagag GATCGTGTACCGCACCGAGTACCGCCAGGCGGTCAAGACCGACTACCGGAGGCGCTACCAGTGCTGCCAGGGCTACTACGAGAGCCGGGACACCTGCGTCC CGCGATGCTCCCAGGAGTGTGTCCATGGACGCTGTGTGGCCCCCGAGCTGTGCCAGTGCGAGCCCGGCTGGCGCGGGAATGACTGCTCCAGCG CGTGTGACCCGCAGCGGTGGGGCCCgagctgccagcagctctgcgGGTGCCAGCACGGGGCGAGCTGCGACCCCCTCAACGGGTCCTGCTCGTGTCCCCCTGGCTTCTCCGGCGCCCGGTGCCACCAGCCCTGCCCCGCGGGCACCTATGGCCCCGGCTGCCACCTGCGCTGCCCCTGCCTGCACGGGGCGCCCTGCAACGCCTCCTCGGGCGCCTGCCTCTGCCCCCCCGGCCTGGGGGGACCCCT CTGCGAGGTGCCCTGTGCCGAGGGGACGCGCTGTGACCCCCCCTGTCCCTGCCACAACGGGGGCATCTGCCACCCCCCCGGCTCCCACACCTGCGTCTGCCCCCCCGGATGGATG GGCGACATCTGCTCCATCCCGTGCCCCCCCGGGCGCTTCGGCTCGGGCTGCCAGGGCGAGTGTCGCTGCCACAACGGGGGGAGCTGCGACCCCCGGGGGGGACACTGCCTGTGCGCCCCCGGCTTCACCGGAGACCa gTGCCGGGAGCGCTGCCCGGTGGGTCGCTACGGGCAGGACTGCCAGGAGAGCTGTGACTGCGCCAATGGCGGCCGCTGCTTCCACGTGGACGGGGGCTGCCTGTGCGAACCCGGCTTCCAGGGCAGCCGCTGCGAGGAGAGGAGCTGCCTGCCAGGCCTCTACGGGCTCCACTGCCAGAGCCGCTGCCTCTGCCACCCCAAGAACAGCCAGAG ctgcCACCCGTTGCTGGGGGAGTGTGTTTGCCacccaggctgggctgggctcttcTGCAACGAGACTTGCCCCCCCGGCTCCTTCGGGGctggctgcctgcagagctgcctctgCCTGCACGGGGGGGGCTGCGATGGGACCACCGGCCGCTGCCTCTGCCCCCCCGGCTACACG gacgaGCACTGctcctccctgtgtccccccgaCACCTTCGGTGCCAACTGCTCGGGGCGCTGCTCGTGCCAACACGCCCTCGCCTGCTCCCCGCTCGACGGCTCCTGCCTCTGCAAGGAAg GCTGGCACGGCCCCCGCTGCTCCCTGCCCTGTCCCGCTGGCACCTGGGGTCCCGGCTGCAACCGCAGCTGCGACTGCGCTCGCGGGGCGCCCTGCGACCCCCAAATCGGGAGCTGCCGCTGCCCCCCCGGCTGGCAGGGACCCCgctgcctccagccctgcccG AACGGGACGTTCGGGGCGAGCTGCGAGCAGCGCTGTGACTGCGCCCACGCCGACGGCTGCGACGCCGAGACCGGGGAGTGTCGCTGCCTGCCCGGCTGGACAG GGCCACAGTGCAAGCAGGGCTGCCCCGCAGGCTCCTGGGGCCGAGGTTGTCGCACGTCCTGCGCCTGCCTCAACGGAGGCTCCTGCTCACCCCACGACGGCTCCTGCACCTGCGCCCCGGGCTTTCGGGGCCCCACGTGCCAGCGCC CCTGTCCCAGCGGCCGCTACGGCAAACGCTGCGCCCTGAGCTGCAACTGCGCCAACGGCTCCTCCTGCCACCCCAGCAACGGCTCCTGCGTCTGCGCCCCCGGCTGGCACGGACCCCGCTGCACCCTGC CCTGTCCCCCCGGCACCTTCGGGCCCCGCTGTGACCAGCTCTGCCGCTGCCCCCACAACGCCACTTGCCACCCGGCCAGCGGGACGTGTCCCTGTGCCCCGGGCCGCATCGGGCCCCTCTGCGAGCCCG ggacccccgaGCAGCCCTACACCATCGTCCCGGCCCCCGCCGCCACCTCCGGCTCCCTGGGGCTGGTGCTGAgcctggtggccctggtggccctgctggtggccgtggtggccgcGGCGCTGTGCTACCGGCACCGCCAGAAGCGCAAGGAAAGCCGCCACTTGGCCGTGGCCTACACGGCGGGACAGACGGACGCGTCCGACTACGTGGTGCCAG ATGTGCCACCGAGCCACCACGCGCACTACTACTCCAACCCCAGCTACCACAcgctctcccagtgctccctgcCGGCTCCCGGCGCCCCGCACAGAGCCGGATCCCTCAAG GTGCCGGGCGCCCAGCTCTTCCCGGGCGCAGAGAGACCCTACGGCCCCGACGGCAACGCCACGCTGCCCCCCGACTGGAAGCACCCGGGCCCCAGGG GGGGGCAGCTGGAGCGGAGCTACAGCTACAGCCTGGGGAAGAACCACAGCAAAG aGCCGCCCccggaggggctgggggccagcGGCAGCTCCCTGGCCAGCGAGAACCCCTACGCCACCATCAAGGAgctgccccccgccccggccagGACCCCCGAGGGCAGCTACATGGAGATGAAATCCCCCGTGCGCAGGGAGGTGTCCTACGCCGAGATCGGGCTCCTCGAGGAGCCCCCCCAGGACG AGAGTTTCCCCCCGGGGGCTGAATGTGCCCCCCCCGAGgaccccccgccgccccccccgggcCACTATGCGTCCCCCAAGAACAGCCACATCCCCAGCCACTACGACCTGCCCCCCGTCCGCCACCtgcccccgtccccccccctgCGCCCCAAGGACCGATGA
- the PEAR1 gene encoding platelet endothelial aggregation receptor 1 isoform X2, with the protein MVLWVVVLVMHVCLLAALRPSDPNVCSYWESFTAAVKESYTKPHVVASGEPCPTVMGSPVPCLQQRIVYRTEYRQAVKTDYRRRYQCCQGYYESRDTCVPRCSQECVHGRCVAPELCQCEPGWRGNDCSSACDPQRWGPSCQQLCGCQHGASCDPLNGSCSCPPGFSGARCHQPCPAGTYGPGCHLRCPCLHGAPCNASSGACLCPPGLGGPLCEVPCAEGTRCDPPCPCHNGGICHPPGSHTCVCPPGWMGDICSIPCPPGRFGSGCQGECRCHNGGSCDPRGGHCLCAPGFTGDQCRERCPVGRYGQDCQESCDCANGGRCFHVDGGCLCEPGFQGSRCEERSCLPGLYGLHCQSRCLCHPKNSQSCHPLLGECVCHPGWAGLFCNETCPPGSFGAGCLQSCLCLHGGGCDGTTGRCLCPPGYTDEHCSSLCPPDTFGANCSGRCSCQHALACSPLDGSCLCKEGWHGPRCSLPCPAGTWGPGCNRSCDCARGAPCDPQIGSCRCPPGWQGPRCLQPCPNGTFGASCEQRCDCAHADGCDAETGECRCLPGWTGPQCKQGCPAGSWGRGCRTSCACLNGGSCSPHDGSCTCAPGFRGPTCQRPCPSGRYGKRCALSCNCANGSSCHPSNGSCVCAPGWHGPRCTLPCPPGTFGPRCDQLCRCPHNATCHPASGTCPCAPGRIGPLCEPGTPEQPYTIVPAPAATSGSLGLVLSLVALVALLVAVVAAALCYRHRQKRKESRHLAVAYTAGQTDASDYVVPDVPPSHHAHYYSNPSYHTLSQCSLPAPGAPHRAGSLKVPGAQLFPGAERPYGPDGNATLPPDWKHPGPREPPPEGLGASGSSLASENPYATIKELPPAPARTPEGSYMEMKSPVRREVSYAEIGLLEEPPQDESFPPGAECAPPEDPPPPPPGHYASPKNSHIPSHYDLPPVRHLPPSPPLRPKDR; encoded by the exons ATGGTGCTGTGGGTTGTGGTCCTGGTGATGCACGTTTGCCTCCTGGCCGCCCTGCGTCCCAGCGACCCCAACGTCTGCAGCTACTGGGAGAG CTTCACGGCAGCGGTGAAGGAGTCCTACACCAAACCCCACGTCGTGGCGTCCGGCGAGCCCTGCCCCACGGTGATGGGGTCACCCgtgccctgcctgcagcagag GATCGTGTACCGCACCGAGTACCGCCAGGCGGTCAAGACCGACTACCGGAGGCGCTACCAGTGCTGCCAGGGCTACTACGAGAGCCGGGACACCTGCGTCC CGCGATGCTCCCAGGAGTGTGTCCATGGACGCTGTGTGGCCCCCGAGCTGTGCCAGTGCGAGCCCGGCTGGCGCGGGAATGACTGCTCCAGCG CGTGTGACCCGCAGCGGTGGGGCCCgagctgccagcagctctgcgGGTGCCAGCACGGGGCGAGCTGCGACCCCCTCAACGGGTCCTGCTCGTGTCCCCCTGGCTTCTCCGGCGCCCGGTGCCACCAGCCCTGCCCCGCGGGCACCTATGGCCCCGGCTGCCACCTGCGCTGCCCCTGCCTGCACGGGGCGCCCTGCAACGCCTCCTCGGGCGCCTGCCTCTGCCCCCCCGGCCTGGGGGGACCCCT CTGCGAGGTGCCCTGTGCCGAGGGGACGCGCTGTGACCCCCCCTGTCCCTGCCACAACGGGGGCATCTGCCACCCCCCCGGCTCCCACACCTGCGTCTGCCCCCCCGGATGGATG GGCGACATCTGCTCCATCCCGTGCCCCCCCGGGCGCTTCGGCTCGGGCTGCCAGGGCGAGTGTCGCTGCCACAACGGGGGGAGCTGCGACCCCCGGGGGGGACACTGCCTGTGCGCCCCCGGCTTCACCGGAGACCa gTGCCGGGAGCGCTGCCCGGTGGGTCGCTACGGGCAGGACTGCCAGGAGAGCTGTGACTGCGCCAATGGCGGCCGCTGCTTCCACGTGGACGGGGGCTGCCTGTGCGAACCCGGCTTCCAGGGCAGCCGCTGCGAGGAGAGGAGCTGCCTGCCAGGCCTCTACGGGCTCCACTGCCAGAGCCGCTGCCTCTGCCACCCCAAGAACAGCCAGAG ctgcCACCCGTTGCTGGGGGAGTGTGTTTGCCacccaggctgggctgggctcttcTGCAACGAGACTTGCCCCCCCGGCTCCTTCGGGGctggctgcctgcagagctgcctctgCCTGCACGGGGGGGGCTGCGATGGGACCACCGGCCGCTGCCTCTGCCCCCCCGGCTACACG gacgaGCACTGctcctccctgtgtccccccgaCACCTTCGGTGCCAACTGCTCGGGGCGCTGCTCGTGCCAACACGCCCTCGCCTGCTCCCCGCTCGACGGCTCCTGCCTCTGCAAGGAAg GCTGGCACGGCCCCCGCTGCTCCCTGCCCTGTCCCGCTGGCACCTGGGGTCCCGGCTGCAACCGCAGCTGCGACTGCGCTCGCGGGGCGCCCTGCGACCCCCAAATCGGGAGCTGCCGCTGCCCCCCCGGCTGGCAGGGACCCCgctgcctccagccctgcccG AACGGGACGTTCGGGGCGAGCTGCGAGCAGCGCTGTGACTGCGCCCACGCCGACGGCTGCGACGCCGAGACCGGGGAGTGTCGCTGCCTGCCCGGCTGGACAG GGCCACAGTGCAAGCAGGGCTGCCCCGCAGGCTCCTGGGGCCGAGGTTGTCGCACGTCCTGCGCCTGCCTCAACGGAGGCTCCTGCTCACCCCACGACGGCTCCTGCACCTGCGCCCCGGGCTTTCGGGGCCCCACGTGCCAGCGCC CCTGTCCCAGCGGCCGCTACGGCAAACGCTGCGCCCTGAGCTGCAACTGCGCCAACGGCTCCTCCTGCCACCCCAGCAACGGCTCCTGCGTCTGCGCCCCCGGCTGGCACGGACCCCGCTGCACCCTGC CCTGTCCCCCCGGCACCTTCGGGCCCCGCTGTGACCAGCTCTGCCGCTGCCCCCACAACGCCACTTGCCACCCGGCCAGCGGGACGTGTCCCTGTGCCCCGGGCCGCATCGGGCCCCTCTGCGAGCCCG ggacccccgaGCAGCCCTACACCATCGTCCCGGCCCCCGCCGCCACCTCCGGCTCCCTGGGGCTGGTGCTGAgcctggtggccctggtggccctgctggtggccgtggtggccgcGGCGCTGTGCTACCGGCACCGCCAGAAGCGCAAGGAAAGCCGCCACTTGGCCGTGGCCTACACGGCGGGACAGACGGACGCGTCCGACTACGTGGTGCCAG ATGTGCCACCGAGCCACCACGCGCACTACTACTCCAACCCCAGCTACCACAcgctctcccagtgctccctgcCGGCTCCCGGCGCCCCGCACAGAGCCGGATCCCTCAAG GTGCCGGGCGCCCAGCTCTTCCCGGGCGCAGAGAGACCCTACGGCCCCGACGGCAACGCCACGCTGCCCCCCGACTGGAAGCACCCGGGCCCCAGGG aGCCGCCCccggaggggctgggggccagcGGCAGCTCCCTGGCCAGCGAGAACCCCTACGCCACCATCAAGGAgctgccccccgccccggccagGACCCCCGAGGGCAGCTACATGGAGATGAAATCCCCCGTGCGCAGGGAGGTGTCCTACGCCGAGATCGGGCTCCTCGAGGAGCCCCCCCAGGACG AGAGTTTCCCCCCGGGGGCTGAATGTGCCCCCCCCGAGgaccccccgccgccccccccgggcCACTATGCGTCCCCCAAGAACAGCCACATCCCCAGCCACTACGACCTGCCCCCCGTCCGCCACCtgcccccgtccccccccctgCGCCCCAAGGACCGATGA
- the LRRC71 gene encoding leucine-rich repeat-containing protein 71 produces the protein MRQQGDQPPWEKMSAVAVEDEEEESVEVKAEQGTGEYECSGILEQDFPELCTRAGITVVPKVTLRPPPSFPADEDETTEPTLEDVLTRIERKYGYYKPCIQVEREQEDPRRVRAVFLRGWKVEEPMLGVLSRCLPALGSLQALHLWKVGLTEQQLPALAALLARCPGLRTLSLEGNPLSEPAFHSLLGSDSRLLHLSLRHNSIGAAGARLIGQSLSSNRCLVSLGLSFNHISDLGAGYIAEGLRLNRSLLSLSLTSNDIGDAGATRLAEVLAPFPLTHAEVVQRRWLLLAEALKQPHATPKETKGHGEHPTSLHDKPQPTKHGRNPNKKKESLVKEEIKHLKKREGVPEPRLSRSREIKVSSQEKPNPEAPAPATSPHPLLQEASQHQGSIILPGNRVLRHLNLSHNRITQRGLGAFVAALEAQQREKPKVPGQQGLLGLLLEGNRIPPTSPASARLRALVPLSEPGASARSHQEEEESGSGA, from the exons ATGAGGCAGCAGGGGGACCAGCCACCCTGGGAGAAGATGTCAGCGGTGGCTgtggaggacgaggaggaggagagcgTGGAGGTGAAGGCTGAGCAGGGTACAG GGGAGTATGAATGCAGCGGGATCCTGGAGCAGGACTTCCCTGAGCTCTGCACCCGCGCTGGCATCACTGTTGTCCCCAAGGTCACCCTGCGGCCACCCCCGAGCTTTCCTGCGGATG AGGACGAAACCACCGAGCCCACCCTGGAAGACGTTCTCACCCGCATCGAGCGCAAATACGGCTACTACAAACCCTGCATCCAGGtggagagggagcaggaggacCCTCGGAGGGTCCGCGCCGTCTTCCTGCGAG GTTGGAAGGTGGAGGAGCCCATGCTGGGGGTTCTGAGCCGCTGCCTgcccgccctgggcagcctgcaggCCCTGCA CCTCTGGAAGGTGGGGCTGacggagcagcagctcccagcgcTGGCGGCCCTGCTGGCGCGCTGCCCCGGCCTCCG GACGCTCAGCTTGGAGGGGAACCCCTTATCGGAACCCGCCTTCCACTCGCTGCTGGGCAGCGACAGCAG GCTCCTCCACCTCTCGCTGCGCCACAACAGCATCGGGGCCGCGGGCGCCCGGCTCATCGGGCAGAGCCTGAGCTCCAACCGCTGCCTCGTCTCGCTCGGCCTCAGCTTCAACCACATCTCGGACCTGGGAGCTGGCTACATCGCCGAG GGCCTGCGCTTGAAccgctccctgctctccctctccctcacGAGCAACGACATCGGTGACGCGGGGGCCACCAGGCTGGCCGAG GTCCTGGCCCCGTTCCCACTGACGCACGCCGAGGTCGTTCAGCGGAGGTGGCTGCTCCTCGCCGAGGCGCTCAAACAACCCCATGCG ACCCCAAAGGAGACCAAGGGTCATGGTGAGCATCCCACCAGCCTTCATGACAAGCCACAACCCACCAAGCACGGCAGAAACCCCAACAAGAAGAAG GAGTCGCTGGTGAAGGAGGAGATCAAGCACCTCAAGAAACGTGAGGGAG TGCCCGAGCCGCGGCTCAGCCGCAGCAGAGAGATCAAAGTCAGCAGCCAGGAGAAGCCAAACCCGGAG GCACCAGCTCCGGCCACGTCCCCCCACCCGCTGCTCCAGGAGGCCTCGCAGCACCAGGGCAGCATCATCCTCCCGGGAAACCGCGTGCTCCGCCACCTCAACCTGAGCC ACAATCGCATCACCCAGAGGGGCCTCGGCGCCTTCGTGGCGGCGCTGGAGGCGCAGCAGCGCGAGAAGCCGAAGGTGCcggggcagcaggggctgctggggctctTGCTGGAG GGAAACCGCATCCCCCCCACCAGCCCGGCCTCGGCGCGGCTCAGGGCGCTGGTGCCGCTGTCGGAGCCGGGTGCCAGCGCCCGGAGccaccaggaggaggaggaatcgGGATCGGGTGCTTAG